One segment of Synechococcus sp. A15-24 DNA contains the following:
- a CDS encoding cytochrome c biogenesis protein CcdA, with protein sequence MDALLLLSDLAQTSEALLDQALAQPGPLTLGLVFAGGALTSLGPCSLSLLPVTLAYLAGFEDGQTPWQRSLAFCGGIVSALVLLGSLSGLLGRIYGQVPALVPTLVAVLAVLMGLNLLGLLRIPLPSGPDPERWRNKVPAPLAPVAAGLAFGLAASPCTTPVLAVLLGWIAQSGRPLVGMVLLSCFGVGQVLPLLLAGTFAASVPKLLALRSVGRWVPPISGMVLLTSGVLTLLARWA encoded by the coding sequence CTGGACGCCCTGCTGCTGCTCTCGGACCTGGCCCAGACCAGCGAAGCGCTACTGGATCAGGCGTTGGCGCAACCAGGGCCGCTGACGCTGGGTCTGGTGTTTGCCGGCGGAGCCCTCACCAGCCTTGGGCCCTGTTCCCTGTCGCTGCTGCCGGTGACCCTGGCCTATTTGGCGGGTTTTGAGGATGGCCAAACCCCTTGGCAGCGGAGCCTGGCCTTCTGCGGCGGCATCGTTAGCGCCCTGGTGCTGCTCGGCAGCCTCAGTGGTCTGTTGGGACGCATCTACGGCCAGGTGCCGGCCCTGGTGCCAACGCTGGTGGCGGTGCTGGCGGTGTTGATGGGACTCAATCTGCTGGGGCTACTGCGCATCCCCCTCCCCAGCGGACCGGACCCCGAACGTTGGCGGAATAAGGTCCCCGCTCCCCTGGCGCCGGTGGCTGCCGGCCTGGCCTTTGGTCTGGCGGCGTCCCCCTGCACCACGCCGGTGCTGGCGGTGCTGCTGGGCTGGATCGCCCAGAGCGGACGCCCCCTGGTGGGCATGGTGCTGCTGAGCTGCTTCGGGGTTGGCCAGGTGCTGCCGCTGCTGCTGGCGGGCACCTTTGCCGCGAGCGTCCCCAAGCTCCTCGCTCTGCGCTCGGTTGGCCGTTGGGTGCCGCCAATCAGTGGCATGGTG
- a CDS encoding FtsW/RodA/SpoVE family cell cycle protein, with amino-acid sequence MVTATAPRRRTAPERVQQRPGLIQRLMPLPWALWPAEARLLVGLAAFWSLAGLLVLGSASWWVAAREIGDGAFYVKRQAIWLIASWSLFSLAVTANLRRCLRWAGPALWMGCLLIAATLVMGTTVNGASRWLVLGPLQIQPSELVKPFVVLQAANLFAPWCRMRLDQKLLWLGSFGGLLLLILKQPNLSTAALIGLTLWMVALASGIRWCSLLGTAIAGGALGATSILINEYQRLRVVSFLDPWADPMGDGYQLVQSLLAIGSGGLTGQGYGLSTQKLQYLPIQSTDFIYAVFAEEFGFVGSVVLLLFLMLVAWVGLRVALRCRCNQTRLVAIGCCTILVGQSILNIAVASGAMPTTGLPLPLVSYGGNSLMSSLVILGLLVRCSLESTGLIGGRARKSR; translated from the coding sequence TTGGTCACCGCCACAGCCCCTCGCCGCCGCACTGCCCCTGAACGGGTTCAGCAGCGCCCTGGGTTGATCCAGCGGCTGATGCCCCTGCCCTGGGCCCTCTGGCCAGCGGAAGCACGGCTACTGGTGGGCCTGGCCGCCTTCTGGAGCCTGGCGGGATTGCTGGTGCTGGGCTCCGCCAGTTGGTGGGTGGCCGCCCGGGAGATCGGCGATGGTGCCTTCTACGTGAAGCGCCAGGCGATCTGGCTGATCGCCAGCTGGAGTCTGTTCAGCCTGGCGGTAACCGCCAACCTGAGGCGCTGCCTGCGCTGGGCCGGCCCAGCCTTGTGGATGGGCTGCCTGCTGATCGCCGCCACCCTGGTGATGGGCACCACGGTGAACGGCGCCAGCCGCTGGCTGGTGCTGGGGCCGCTGCAGATCCAGCCATCGGAGCTGGTGAAGCCGTTTGTGGTGCTGCAGGCGGCCAACCTGTTTGCCCCCTGGTGCCGGATGCGTCTGGATCAAAAGCTGCTGTGGCTTGGCAGCTTCGGGGGGTTGCTGCTGTTGATCCTCAAGCAACCCAACCTTTCAACCGCCGCATTGATCGGCCTGACCCTTTGGATGGTGGCGTTGGCCTCTGGCATCCGCTGGTGCAGCCTGTTGGGCACCGCCATTGCTGGTGGCGCCTTGGGCGCCACCAGCATCCTGATCAATGAATACCAACGGCTGCGGGTGGTGTCGTTCCTCGACCCCTGGGCTGATCCGATGGGGGACGGCTATCAGCTGGTGCAAAGCCTGCTGGCCATCGGCTCCGGCGGGCTCACAGGCCAGGGCTATGGCCTCTCCACCCAAAAGCTGCAATATCTGCCGATCCAGAGCACCGATTTCATCTATGCGGTGTTCGCTGAGGAATTCGGCTTTGTGGGCTCAGTAGTGCTGCTGCTGTTTCTGATGCTGGTGGCCTGGGTGGGGCTGCGGGTGGCCCTGCGCTGCCGTTGCAACCAGACCCGGCTGGTGGCGATCGGCTGCTGCACGATCCTGGTGGGCCAGTCGATCCTCAACATCGCCGTCGCCTCCGGGGCCATGCCCACCACCGGACTGCCACTGCCATTAGTGAGTTACGGAGGCAATTCACTGATGTCCAGCCTGGTGATCCTGGGGCTGCTGGTGCGTTGCTCCCTGGAATCCACCGGATTGATCGGCGGGCGGGCGCGGAAGTCTCGATAG
- a CDS encoding N-acetylmuramoyl-L-alanine amidase, translated as MAATIYLHWTATGYDWIRPGHYHRIIGGDGRVHRLHALTADLPAHTWRRNSNSIALACDCMGGQPDPWTLSPTAAQLHSLCQEVAAIARSWGWTAADITIQSVMTRAEAASNRDGRWMHDNYGPVIWGGTGERWDLLQLEQHGPSDGGEQLRQRIAALLSGDELALPASDRLAFRGFTSIEARGKKLSMPMAAPGR; from the coding sequence ATGGCGGCCACGATCTATCTGCACTGGACCGCCACCGGTTATGACTGGATCCGCCCCGGTCATTACCACCGGATCATTGGCGGTGATGGCCGCGTCCATCGCCTGCATGCCCTAACGGCAGATCTGCCGGCCCACACCTGGCGGCGCAACAGCAACAGCATCGCCCTGGCCTGTGACTGCATGGGCGGTCAACCCGATCCCTGGACGCTGTCGCCCACGGCGGCTCAGCTGCACAGCCTGTGCCAGGAGGTGGCGGCCATCGCCCGTAGCTGGGGCTGGACGGCCGCCGACATCACGATCCAGTCGGTGATGACCCGCGCGGAAGCCGCCTCCAACCGCGACGGCCGCTGGATGCATGACAACTACGGACCTGTGATCTGGGGCGGCACCGGGGAGCGCTGGGATCTGCTGCAGTTGGAGCAGCACGGGCCCAGTGATGGCGGTGAACAGCTGCGGCAGCGGATTGCGGCCTTGCTGAGCGGAGATGAGCTGGCGCTGCCGGCGAGCGATCGGCTGGCGTTCCGCGGCTTCACCAGCATCGAAGCCCGCGGTAAGAAGCTATCGATGCCGATGGCCGCTCCTGGGCGTTGA